CCGATGGGACGGCGCGCTCTCCCTGACCGAGTTCGAACCGGGCGTCCACGTCGTCGTCAACGTCGCCGTCGACGACGACACTGACGTGCCGTCAGTTCGCGCCGAGGCCGGACGGGAACAGGCGGCGAACGCTCGAGCGGTGCGGGCGGCGCTCGCGACCGATCCGGACGAGACGGACGAGACGGCGGCCGACTGGCTCGAGCGCGCGGGGGACGTGCTCGGCGACCACGAGTACGGCGTCTGCGTTCACGGGGACGGGTTCGGTACCCGATCGTCGTCGCTCATCGCACTCGGGCCCGAGACGAGGCGGTACGCGTTCGCGCCGGGGCCGCCCTGTCGAACGAGCTACGCCGACGTGGCCGTCGCCGCCGGCATCGGTGCCGATACCGCTCTCGATAGCGAGCGCTGACGGCGCTGCCCCGGCGCTCGAGCGGGAAGGGCACATTTAAGCGGCTCGCTCTCTCTCGTACTGATATGGACGCACTCCTG
The Natrinema salaciae genome window above contains:
- a CDS encoding NRDE family protein, translated to MCTLALAWQVFDDVPVAVAANRDEALGRESVPPAIYAEEPLVVAPQDAEAGGTWIGYNEHGVFAGITNKWTDVALAGDRSRGLLVADVLEAESAADARAIVADATADDEYSGFYLVVADAADAFCYRWDGALSLTEFEPGVHVVVNVAVDDDTDVPSVRAEAGREQAANARAVRAALATDPDETDETAADWLERAGDVLGDHEYGVCVHGDGFGTRSSSLIALGPETRRYAFAPGPPCRTSYADVAVAAGIGADTALDSER